In Geotalea uraniireducens, one genomic interval encodes:
- the kaiC gene encoding circadian clock protein KaiC codes for MKPYRDIEKLATHIAGFDHISCGGLPKGRTTLVAGTSGSAKTVFAAQFLVAGITIAGENGVFVTFEESPDDLRRNMKGFGWDIGQFEKREQWAFVDASPEPDQEMAVVGDYDFGALLARIEHAVRKVGARRVAMDSIGAVFARFKDFSTVRRELFRIVAALRELGVTAVLTAERTDEYGEIARFGVEEFVADNVVILRNILEDERRRRTMEILKFRGTYHQKGEWPFTVSSGAGIVVLPLSAMELNQRSSSTRIYSGNEELDRMCGGGFFRDSVILASGATGTGKTLLATKFLTGGTARGERALLFAFEESREQLIRNAAGWGDDLEALERAGKLRIVCSYPEANTLEDHLLDIKGAIDDFQPNRLAIDSMSALERGATVKGYREFIVALTSFVKHREIAGLFTATTSTLLGGASVTEAHISTITDTILLLRYVETYGEVRRGLTVLKMRGSRHDKDIREYAIDDDGLHIGQPFRGVSGILAGNPVQATVDEIERLNELFKSE; via the coding sequence ATGAAACCATATCGGGACATCGAAAAACTGGCAACCCACATCGCCGGCTTCGATCATATCAGCTGCGGCGGGCTGCCGAAGGGACGCACGACCCTCGTCGCGGGAACCTCGGGGAGCGCCAAAACGGTTTTCGCGGCCCAGTTCCTGGTCGCCGGGATAACCATTGCCGGGGAGAACGGCGTCTTCGTCACCTTCGAAGAGTCGCCCGACGACCTGCGCCGCAATATGAAGGGCTTCGGTTGGGACATCGGCCAGTTCGAAAAGCGCGAGCAATGGGCCTTCGTCGACGCATCTCCCGAGCCGGATCAGGAGATGGCGGTGGTGGGCGATTACGATTTCGGCGCCCTGCTGGCCCGGATCGAGCACGCCGTCCGGAAGGTGGGCGCCCGACGCGTGGCGATGGACTCCATCGGTGCCGTCTTCGCCCGGTTCAAGGATTTCTCCACGGTCCGCCGGGAACTCTTCCGGATCGTGGCCGCCCTGCGGGAGCTGGGCGTGACCGCGGTCCTGACGGCGGAACGGACCGACGAATACGGCGAGATCGCCCGCTTCGGGGTCGAGGAGTTCGTCGCCGATAACGTGGTCATCCTGCGCAACATCCTCGAAGACGAGCGGCGGCGGCGGACCATGGAGATTCTCAAGTTCCGGGGAACCTACCACCAGAAAGGGGAATGGCCGTTCACCGTCTCCAGCGGGGCGGGGATCGTGGTGCTGCCGCTTTCGGCGATGGAGCTCAACCAGCGTTCCTCGTCGACGCGCATCTACTCCGGCAACGAGGAACTGGACCGGATGTGCGGCGGCGGCTTCTTCCGCGATTCGGTAATCCTGGCTTCGGGGGCCACCGGCACCGGCAAGACCCTGCTGGCGACCAAATTCCTGACCGGCGGGACGGCACGGGGGGAGCGAGCGTTGCTGTTCGCCTTCGAGGAGAGCCGCGAACAGCTGATCCGCAACGCCGCCGGCTGGGGCGACGACCTGGAGGCACTGGAACGGGCGGGGAAGCTGCGGATCGTCTGCTCCTATCCCGAGGCGAACACCCTGGAAGACCACCTGCTCGACATCAAGGGGGCCATCGACGATTTCCAGCCGAACCGGCTGGCAATCGACAGCATGTCGGCCCTGGAGCGGGGCGCCACGGTCAAGGGTTACCGGGAATTCATCGTCGCCCTCACCTCCTTCGTCAAGCATCGGGAGATTGCCGGCCTCTTCACCGCCACAACGTCGACCCTGCTCGGCGGCGCCTCGGTAACCGAAGCGCATATTTCCACCATCACCGATACCATCCTCCTGCTCCGCTACGTCGAGACCTACGGCGAGGTCCGGCGCGGCCTGACGGTCCTCAAGATGCGCGGCTCGCGGCATGACAAGGATATCCGCGAGTACGCCATCGACGACGACGGGCTGCACATCGGCCAGCCGTTCCGGGGCGTTTCCGGCATCCTGGCGGGCAACCCGGTGCAGGCAACAGTCGATGAAATCGAACGGCTCAACGAACTGTTCAAAAGCGAATAG
- a CDS encoding circadian clock KaiB family protein gives MPKFQLTLFIAGKNAHAERIVSGVHRMMVNAAAEYELTVCDILEEPQIAEKEKVMATPTLVLSSPPPCRRVVGDVSDPARVLSYLGIPSGGSRSEPGRHGTGKPP, from the coding sequence ATGCCAAAGTTTCAGCTCACGCTTTTCATAGCGGGAAAGAATGCGCACGCGGAACGAATCGTTTCGGGCGTGCACCGGATGATGGTGAATGCGGCGGCGGAATACGAACTGACTGTTTGCGACATCCTGGAGGAGCCCCAGATCGCGGAAAAGGAGAAGGTCATGGCAACACCGACCCTCGTGCTCTCGTCACCCCCGCCCTGCCGCCGGGTCGTCGGCGATGTTTCCGATCCGGCCCGGGTGCTGTCCTACCTCGGTATCCCGTCCGGCGGCAGCAGGAGTGAGCCGGGCAGGCACGGCACGGGGAAGCCGCCGTAA
- a CDS encoding PAS domain S-box protein, whose product MKRTGNIFRTLLEAAAEGIVIVDVEGRIRMVNVTAEAIFGYRQAELLGKPVEALLPESRREAHRVHRAGYLAEPRNRAMGNGLELVGRRKDGSEFPVEIALSHAGEGHRLLVMALVSDITGRKRREEEKNNLMTDRIRELETALSSLEVVARPPAAAVTARLMGMPPLKEAKGGVFTELLDAYGRIMEEELESRIHRNGERTDTALGELAARLGFLKATPRDVVELHGAALREKSTTTPPARLRGYLEAGHFLLVELMGHLATYYRNRALADREREERSGPATANQGGEDGR is encoded by the coding sequence ATGAAGAGGACCGGAAACATCTTCCGCACTCTCCTGGAGGCGGCGGCCGAAGGGATCGTCATCGTCGATGTAGAGGGGCGCATCCGCATGGTCAACGTCACCGCCGAGGCAATCTTCGGTTACCGGCAGGCGGAACTGCTCGGCAAGCCGGTGGAAGCGCTGCTGCCGGAGTCCCGGCGGGAAGCTCACCGGGTTCACCGCGCCGGCTACCTCGCCGAGCCCCGCAACCGGGCGATGGGCAACGGCCTCGAACTGGTCGGCCGGCGCAAGGACGGCAGCGAATTCCCGGTGGAGATCGCCCTGAGCCATGCCGGCGAAGGACACCGCCTGCTGGTGATGGCCTTGGTGAGCGACATCACCGGGCGCAAGCGCCGTGAGGAAGAAAAGAATAATCTCATGACGGACAGGATCAGGGAGCTGGAAACGGCGCTCAGCAGCCTCGAAGTGGTCGCCCGACCGCCGGCCGCTGCCGTAACCGCCCGCCTGATGGGGATGCCGCCGCTGAAAGAGGCGAAAGGTGGCGTCTTTACCGAATTGCTCGACGCCTACGGGCGGATCATGGAGGAAGAGCTGGAATCGCGTATCCACCGGAACGGGGAAAGAACCGACACCGCCCTCGGCGAACTGGCCGCCCGGCTCGGGTTCCTGAAGGCGACCCCGCGCGACGTGGTGGAGCTGCACGGCGCGGCCCTGCGGGAAAAAAGCACGACGACACCGCCGGCCCGGCTGCGCGGCTATCTGGAGGCAGGACACTTCCTGCTGGTAGAACTGATGGGTCACCTGGCCACGTACTATCGCAACCGGGCACTTGCCGACCGGGAACGGGAAGAGCGATCCGGCCCCGCCACGGCGAATCAAGGAGGAGAAGATGGCCGGTAA
- a CDS encoding sensor histidine kinase has protein sequence MNRRYRESKELEDLSQALQASETRFRNVVTASADGMIIVDEHGIIMLVNPAASALFNRATEELLGESFGFPIVAGETTELDIVRSGRPACVEVQVTETAWEGRPARLLVLRDITERRHAEQELRKMYRAVLESPSMVIITDPHGAIEFVNPRFCEVTGYSLTDIAGKKPLCLRSDVVGAEVFEGMMAAIRARSVWRGELACPRKNGEIYWQSLAISPVRDTEGNVVNFIAVGNETTEQKRAAEQILRLNTELEARAAELEAANRELEAFNYTVAHDLRGPLNVISSYCQVIRDLCGTKLDDTCNEYLAEAYNGTLRMSQLIDALIRFSLMSHVELHREVIDLSALAQEIAVEQQIMHPERHCSFRIAGGVTAFGDRNLLRTVLANLLGNAWKYTGERDNGVIEFGTAERDGTTVYFVRDNGSGFVEEEAGKLFVPFQRLHGPEQFKGFGVGLATVERIVLRHGGKVWAEGKPGKGATFWFTLAHDGASP, from the coding sequence ATGAACAGACGGTACCGGGAATCGAAAGAGTTGGAAGACCTCTCCCAGGCACTACAGGCCAGCGAGACGCGATTCCGCAACGTGGTGACCGCCAGCGCCGACGGGATGATCATCGTTGACGAGCACGGCATCATCATGCTCGTCAATCCGGCGGCCTCCGCCCTGTTCAACCGGGCCACCGAGGAGCTTTTGGGGGAAAGTTTCGGGTTTCCGATCGTTGCCGGCGAAACGACGGAACTGGATATCGTCCGGAGCGGTCGGCCGGCCTGCGTCGAGGTCCAGGTCACCGAGACCGCCTGGGAGGGCCGGCCCGCCCGGCTCCTGGTGCTGCGCGACATCACCGAGCGACGGCATGCCGAGCAAGAGCTCCGCAAGATGTACCGGGCCGTTCTGGAAAGCCCGAGCATGGTCATCATCACCGATCCCCACGGGGCAATCGAATTCGTCAATCCCCGCTTCTGCGAGGTAACCGGGTACTCGCTGACGGATATAGCCGGCAAAAAACCGCTCTGCCTCCGTTCGGACGTCGTCGGCGCGGAGGTCTTCGAGGGGATGATGGCGGCCATCCGGGCGCGCAGCGTCTGGCGGGGCGAGCTGGCCTGCCCCCGGAAGAACGGCGAGATCTACTGGCAGTCGCTCGCCATCTCGCCGGTGCGGGACACGGAAGGGAACGTCGTCAACTTCATTGCGGTCGGTAACGAGACCACCGAGCAGAAGCGGGCCGCGGAACAGATCCTGCGGCTGAACACCGAGCTGGAGGCGCGGGCCGCCGAACTGGAGGCCGCCAACCGGGAGCTGGAGGCATTCAATTACACGGTGGCCCACGACCTGCGGGGCCCGCTGAACGTCATCAGCAGCTATTGCCAGGTCATCAGGGACCTCTGCGGCACAAAACTCGACGACACCTGCAACGAATACCTGGCGGAAGCCTACAACGGTACCCTGCGCATGAGCCAGCTCATCGATGCCCTGATCCGGTTCTCGCTAATGTCCCACGTCGAGCTGCACCGGGAAGTGATCGACCTCAGCGCCCTGGCGCAGGAAATTGCCGTCGAGCAACAGATCATGCACCCGGAACGCCACTGTTCCTTCCGGATCGCCGGCGGCGTTACGGCCTTCGGCGACCGGAACCTCCTCAGGACGGTCCTGGCGAACCTCCTCGGCAACGCCTGGAAATACACCGGCGAACGGGACAACGGCGTGATCGAGTTCGGCACCGCGGAGCGCGACGGCACAACGGTCTATTTCGTCCGGGACAACGGCAGCGGCTTTGTCGAGGAGGAGGCGGGGAAACTCTTCGTCCCGTTCCAGCGGTTACACGGCCCCGAGCAGTTCAAGGGCTTCGGCGTCGGGCTGGCCACCGTGGAAAGGATCGTGCTTCGCCACGGCGGCAAGGTCTGGGCCGAAGGGAAACCGGGCAAGGGGGCGACCTTCTGGTTCACCCTCGCCCATGACGGTGCGTCGCCCTGA
- a CDS encoding (2Fe-2S)-binding protein encodes MKKITFMVNGTSHAFTGDPEMPLLWYLRDELQLTGTKFGCGQGLCGACTVHLDGEAVRSCITPMKLVAGKKVVTIEGLGASGDHPLQKAWRELEVPQCGYCQSGQLMQAAALLRDTPRPSDREIDEAMAGNLCRCGTYQRIRQGIKRAAGVKS; translated from the coding sequence ATGAAAAAGATCACCTTCATGGTAAACGGCACGAGCCACGCCTTCACCGGCGACCCGGAGATGCCGCTCCTCTGGTATCTTCGCGACGAACTGCAGCTGACCGGCACCAAGTTCGGCTGCGGCCAGGGGCTCTGCGGCGCCTGTACGGTGCACCTCGACGGCGAGGCGGTACGGAGCTGTATCACGCCGATGAAACTGGTGGCAGGGAAAAAGGTCGTCACGATTGAGGGGCTGGGAGCCAGCGGCGATCATCCGCTGCAAAAGGCCTGGCGGGAACTCGAAGTGCCGCAGTGCGGCTACTGTCAGAGTGGCCAGCTGATGCAGGCGGCGGCGCTCCTTCGAGACACGCCGCGGCCGTCGGATCGGGAGATCGACGAGGCGATGGCGGGGAATCTCTGCCGCTGCGGGACTTACCAGCGGATTCGCCAGGGGATCAAACGGGCA
- the kaiB gene encoding circadian clock protein KaiB codes for MAGKYLLRLFISGKTPRSEKCIANLRAVCERELEGEYELEVIDVLERPQLAEDEKILATPTLIKKLPPPVRRLIGDLSDREKVLIGLDVKDID; via the coding sequence ATGGCCGGTAAATATCTGCTGCGATTATTCATTTCGGGGAAAACGCCGCGTTCGGAGAAGTGCATCGCCAACCTCCGGGCGGTCTGCGAACGGGAGCTCGAGGGCGAGTACGAACTGGAAGTCATCGATGTCCTGGAACGGCCGCAACTGGCGGAAGACGAGAAAATCCTGGCAACGCCGACCCTGATCAAAAAGCTCCCGCCGCCGGTCCGGCGCCTGATCGGCGATCTCTCGGACCGGGAAAAGGTTCTGATCGGCCTTGACGTGAAGGATATCGACTAA